A portion of the Rhodanobacter sp. AS-Z3 genome contains these proteins:
- a CDS encoding ABC transporter ATP-binding protein, producing MNAVLRETLAAVAPLAVHGLSHGYEGGNVLRGIDLALEPGSVLGLIGRNGAGKSTLIRAMLGLLVPLSGTATVFGEPALKLSDAVKQRLSYVPQQPEALAWLTAQQMLDYVGRFYPGWDQDFAKSTLERWQIPPNKVMAKLSPGERQRVDLIRALASRPELLVLDEPAAALDPVARRELLREIALRAGEAGATVLFSTHIVSDLERVASDVAFLHQGKLLMHCTVDETKERYGRLWLPARFSAVAPTQSLSRRRHDDGSLSLVVERDAHGQWPEAASLEGARVDALGLEDLFVEIAE from the coding sequence ATGAATGCGGTACTAAGAGAAACCCTTGCGGCCGTTGCACCGCTGGCGGTACACGGACTTTCCCATGGCTACGAGGGCGGCAACGTTCTACGTGGCATCGACCTGGCGCTGGAGCCGGGTAGCGTGCTGGGGCTGATCGGTCGCAACGGTGCCGGCAAGTCGACCTTGATTCGCGCGATGCTGGGGCTGCTGGTGCCGCTGTCAGGCACCGCCACCGTATTCGGTGAGCCGGCCTTGAAGTTGTCCGATGCGGTCAAGCAACGGTTGTCCTACGTACCACAACAACCCGAGGCGCTGGCCTGGCTCACCGCCCAGCAGATGCTGGATTACGTGGGTCGTTTCTATCCGGGCTGGGATCAGGACTTTGCGAAAAGTACGCTGGAGCGCTGGCAGATCCCGCCGAACAAGGTGATGGCCAAGTTGTCGCCAGGTGAAAGGCAGCGCGTGGATTTGATCCGCGCACTGGCGTCACGCCCGGAATTGCTGGTGCTGGACGAGCCCGCCGCTGCGCTTGATCCAGTGGCACGCCGCGAATTGCTGCGCGAAATTGCCCTGCGTGCCGGTGAGGCGGGTGCCACGGTGCTGTTCTCCACCCATATCGTGTCGGATCTGGAACGCGTTGCCTCGGATGTCGCCTTCCTGCATCAGGGCAAGCTGCTGATGCACTGCACGGTTGACGAAACCAAGGAGCGTTACGGTCGCCTGTGGCTGCCGGCAAGATTCAGCGCGGTGGCGCCGACGCAGAGTCTGAGTCGACGTCGCCACGACGACGGCAGTCTCAGCCTGGTGGTCGAGCGCGATGCACACGGGCAATGGCCGGAAGCCGCCAGCCTGGAAGGTGCACGTGTCGACGCGCTGGGGCTGGAAGATCTGTTCGTGGAGATTGCCGAGTGA
- a CDS encoding GntR family transcriptional regulator: MDASLLTVQPASAEPIYRQIVEQLRRLIAGGQLAAGELLPSVREVAGFHAINPMTVSRAYGLAESEGLLERLRGKGMVVASTRRGGQSEAHRLSLIEPQLKALARQAGELELPSELVLRRLAGLLEK, encoded by the coding sequence ATGGACGCCTCGCTACTCACAGTTCAACCTGCCTCTGCGGAGCCGATCTATCGGCAGATCGTGGAGCAGTTGCGTCGACTGATTGCCGGGGGGCAACTGGCGGCAGGGGAGTTGCTGCCATCGGTGCGTGAGGTGGCGGGTTTCCACGCGATCAATCCGATGACGGTGTCGCGCGCCTATGGGCTGGCCGAAAGCGAGGGCCTGCTGGAGCGTCTGCGTGGCAAGGGCATGGTGGTGGCAAGTACGCGGCGTGGCGGCCAGAGCGAAGCGCACCGGTTGTCGTTGATCGAGCCACAACTGAAGGCGCTGGCGCGGCAGGCCGGCGAACTGGAATTGCCATCCGAGCTGGTGTTGCGCCGGCTTGCTGGTCTGCTGGAAAAATGA
- a CDS encoding IS3 family transposase (programmed frameshift) — MRKSKFTQSQIVATLKQVEGGRQVKDVCRELGISDATYYVWKSKYGGMEAADVRRLKDLEEENGRLKRMFADLSLENMALKDVIGKKTIDPAHKRPLMSWLMDVHDWSERRACQAVGLSRSTARYKRRVDRDEAVIALLAELAERFPERGFDKLFQLIRRRGLVWNHKRVWRVYCLMQLNRRRRGKKRLPNRHPMPLVAGDQINSSWSIDFMSDALWDGRRFRTFNVIDDFSREALAVEVDLNLPATRVIRTLERIAAWRGYPTKLRLDNGPEFIALALAEWAERKGIALDFIEPGRPMQNGFIERFNGSFRRGVLDMHVFRNLTEVREQAERWVADYNNEIPHDSLDGLTPAEFRIQNDPATSNLAWH, encoded by the exons ATGCGCAAGAGCAAGTTCACCCAGAGCCAGATCGTCGCGACGCTGAAGCAGGTCGAAGGCGGTCGACAGGTCAAAGATGTGTGCCGAGAGCTGGGTATCTCGGACGCCACCTACTACGTCTGGAAGTCCAAGTACGGCGGCATGGAAGCGGCTGATGTTCGGCGTCTGAAGGATCTGGAAGAAGAGAACGGCCGCCTCAAGCGCATGTTCGCTGATCTGTCGCTGGAGAACATGGCGCTGAAGGACGTCATCG GCAAAAAAACTATAGACCCGGCGCACAAGCGCCCGCTGATGTCGTGGCTGATGGATGTTCACGACTGGAGCGAGCGTCGGGCTTGTCAGGCGGTGGGGCTTTCTCGATCGACGGCACGCTACAAACGCCGAGTGGATCGGGACGAAGCAGTGATTGCGTTGCTGGCCGAGCTGGCTGAGCGGTTTCCGGAGCGTGGTTTCGACAAGCTGTTCCAACTGATCCGCCGTCGCGGGCTGGTTTGGAATCACAAGAGGGTGTGGCGCGTGTACTGCCTGATGCAGCTCAACCGGCGCCGCCGCGGAAAGAAGCGGTTACCCAACCGGCACCCGATGCCGTTGGTGGCCGGCGACCAGATCAACAGCAGTTGGTCGATCGACTTCATGTCCGACGCCCTGTGGGACGGGCGGCGCTTTCGTACGTTCAATGTGATCGATGATTTCAGTCGCGAAGCGCTGGCGGTCGAAGTGGATCTCAATCTACCAGCCACACGTGTCATTCGCACGCTAGAGCGCATCGCCGCCTGGCGCGGCTACCCGACCAAGCTGCGCCTGGATAACGGCCCGGAGTTCATCGCGCTGGCTCTGGCCGAATGGGCGGAACGCAAGGGCATCGCCTTGGACTTCATCGAGCCCGGCCGGCCGATGCAGAACGGCTTTATCGAACGCTTCAACGGAAGCTTCCGGCGTGGCGTGTTGGACATGCATGTCTTCCGCAATCTCACCGAAGTGCGCGAGCAGGCCGAACGATGGGTAGCTGACTACAACAACGAGATTCCCCATGACAGCCTCGACGGGCTCACGCCCGCCGAATTCCGCATTCAAAACGACCCGGCGACCTCTAATTTAGCGTGGCACTGA
- a CDS encoding ATP-binding cassette domain-containing protein has protein sequence MLESIRGALSIKLGNKQSQRAARYANTMVETTNRGIATQRLGILFKSLNQTLFGVGNVVLVWIAATLVLSGHFTAGMLIAYTAYAGQFTSRAGSLVDYAMQLRMLRLHAERVSDIALAAPETATETVWVGESLRPSIEVCNVSFRYAEGEPWVLRHCSFRVAPGESLALVGPSGCGKTTLAKVILGLLTPQEGRVRYGGIDIRKLGLAHYRSQVGTVMQDDQMFAGSIAENICFFEPDTSQVRVEVAAKLAGIHDDIIAMPMGYESLVGDMGSTLSGGQKQRVILARALYRKPTTLVLDEATSHLDIERERQVNAEINNMQVTRILIAHRPETIASARHVLQVINGMVRPVHSAAHKMERGGVTIEKLHPAKTP, from the coding sequence ATGCTGGAGTCCATCCGTGGCGCGCTGTCGATCAAGCTTGGCAACAAGCAGTCGCAGCGTGCAGCCCGTTACGCCAATACCATGGTTGAGACCACCAACCGTGGCATAGCGACCCAGCGATTGGGCATCCTGTTCAAATCTTTGAATCAAACACTATTTGGCGTTGGCAACGTGGTCTTGGTCTGGATCGCAGCAACTTTAGTGTTGAGCGGCCACTTTACCGCTGGCATGCTCATCGCCTACACGGCCTATGCGGGGCAATTCACTTCGAGGGCGGGTAGCCTCGTTGATTATGCGATGCAACTGCGGATGCTCCGTTTGCACGCCGAACGTGTTTCCGATATTGCGCTTGCAGCACCCGAGACCGCTACCGAAACTGTATGGGTTGGAGAATCCTTGCGACCATCAATCGAGGTATGCAATGTCAGCTTCCGCTACGCAGAAGGCGAGCCTTGGGTACTTCGCCATTGTTCGTTTCGCGTAGCTCCTGGCGAGTCACTTGCTCTCGTTGGTCCGTCAGGGTGCGGCAAGACGACACTAGCGAAAGTCATCTTGGGCTTGCTCACACCCCAGGAAGGGAGAGTTCGCTATGGTGGCATCGATATCCGCAAGCTTGGTCTTGCCCACTACCGCAGCCAGGTTGGCACAGTCATGCAGGACGACCAAATGTTTGCCGGTTCAATTGCCGAAAATATTTGCTTCTTCGAGCCTGATACGAGCCAAGTACGTGTGGAGGTGGCAGCAAAGCTGGCCGGCATACACGACGACATCATCGCCATGCCAATGGGCTATGAGTCATTGGTGGGTGACATGGGGTCAACCCTTTCGGGCGGCCAGAAACAGCGTGTCATTCTGGCGCGCGCGCTCTATCGGAAACCCACCACGCTTGTGCTTGATGAGGCCACCAGTCATCTCGATATCGAACGTGAGCGTCAAGTCAATGCCGAGATAAACAATATGCAGGTGACGCGAATACTAATAGCACACCGCCCTGAGACCATCGCTAGCGCGCGGCACGTGCTGCAAGTCATTAATGGGATGGTTCGGCCGGTACATTCAGCCGCGCACAAAATGGAGAGAGGGGGAGTCACCATAGAGAAATTGCATCCGGCCAAGACACCATAG
- a CDS encoding cysteine peptidase family C39 domain-containing protein: MIAKPDNDGTGLFDGLQWGWRRPLPMILQTEAAECGLACLAMIARYHGHDVDLPSLRRRHSTSLKGANLARMTELAVHLGFETRPLRLELHELTQLKTPCIVHWDLNHFVVLKQANTRGATIHDPARGVRKLGNAELSKHFTGVALECNQGADFKPIKARRPISLRALTGKVRGLAGALIQIFALAVALEVFALAGPFYLQWIMDQVLVSADRNLLTLLGIGFIALSVFQILISAIQSWTVTWFGTMLSLQWANNLFSHMLRLPLDWYEKRHVGDIVSRFGSLGTIQSTITTQFIGSILDGLMSTVTLVVLFLYSVPLTLLVLGLFATYLILRLAFFRPFYRLTEEQIVYGARQQT, encoded by the coding sequence ATGATCGCGAAACCCGACAATGACGGCACCGGCCTATTCGACGGTCTGCAATGGGGCTGGCGGCGCCCCTTACCGATGATCCTGCAAACCGAAGCCGCTGAATGCGGACTCGCGTGCCTCGCGATGATCGCGCGTTACCACGGTCACGATGTCGATTTGCCGTCGCTGCGCCGCCGGCATTCAACCTCGCTCAAGGGTGCGAACCTGGCGCGGATGACGGAACTGGCCGTGCATCTTGGCTTCGAAACTCGCCCGTTACGACTGGAATTGCACGAACTAACGCAACTGAAAACGCCCTGCATCGTGCACTGGGACTTGAACCACTTCGTGGTACTGAAGCAGGCCAATACCCGCGGCGCGACAATCCATGACCCTGCACGCGGCGTGCGCAAACTTGGCAACGCGGAACTATCCAAACATTTCACTGGCGTCGCGCTTGAGTGCAATCAGGGCGCCGATTTCAAACCTATCAAGGCACGTCGGCCAATCTCGCTGCGCGCGCTGACGGGCAAGGTCAGAGGCTTGGCGGGTGCGCTGATCCAGATTTTTGCGCTGGCCGTGGCGTTAGAAGTATTTGCGTTGGCTGGGCCGTTCTATCTGCAATGGATAATGGACCAAGTATTGGTCTCCGCCGACAGGAACTTGCTGACTCTGCTTGGCATCGGGTTTATCGCCTTGTCGGTGTTCCAAATACTTATTTCGGCAATTCAAAGCTGGACGGTAACCTGGTTCGGGACCATGCTGAGTCTGCAGTGGGCCAACAACCTCTTCAGTCACATGTTGCGGCTGCCCTTGGACTGGTACGAGAAGCGCCACGTCGGCGACATCGTTTCGCGTTTCGGCTCACTGGGAACCATTCAGTCAACGATTACCACCCAATTCATTGGCTCAATTCTCGATGGGCTGATGTCAACAGTGACCTTGGTCGTGTTGTTCCTGTATTCAGTGCCATTGACCCTGCTTGTTCTTGGCTTATTCGCGACCTATTTGATCTTGCGCTTGGCATTCTTCAGGCCGTTCTATCGGCTCACAGAAGAGCAGATTGTCTACGGTGCTCGCCAACAGACTTAA
- a CDS encoding HlyD family efflux transporter periplasmic adaptor subunit translates to MSQGLFRQEVIDAKRGEWLGSIIVVAPLSRWLLTALALALAATILLLLFLGHYTRRETVTGQLVPDAGLLTLSAQTTGTVTRTLVHEGEQVTARQPLAEISAGLDSSMGDTHEVVDRQLRVQEAEARIALANLQPQTDAQAKDLRSRIDMLRSQIDQIGGQLVLERRQADTDANLLKEILPLKARGQISTVQFDQYQATALSEQSQVKAVMSQRLTIQQQLSSLRAQLTQLPLSTATQASQLRGQLAQLDARLAENAAARGTVLRAPQAGIVSALLVKQGQHVTNDQQLLSILPEGAKLEAQLLVSSSAIGFIDPGNRVVLRYEAYSYKKFGQQSGKVEQVSRSALTSAEASLLLGRSATVPLYRVLVSLDHQTIDAYGKAKVLKPGMALSADILLDRRSLWQWVFEPLYGLRQQLSVHGVPHE, encoded by the coding sequence TTGTCACAGGGATTGTTTCGCCAGGAAGTCATCGACGCCAAGCGCGGCGAATGGCTGGGCTCGATCATCGTGGTGGCACCGCTGTCGCGCTGGTTGCTGACCGCGCTGGCGTTGGCGCTGGCCGCGACGATTTTGCTGCTCCTCTTCCTTGGTCACTACACCCGTCGCGAAACCGTTACCGGGCAGTTGGTGCCTGATGCGGGTTTGCTCACGCTATCGGCGCAAACCACGGGCACGGTGACCCGCACTTTGGTGCACGAAGGCGAGCAGGTAACTGCCCGGCAACCGTTGGCTGAAATCTCCGCCGGGCTCGATAGCAGCATGGGTGACACCCACGAAGTGGTTGACCGGCAACTGCGTGTGCAAGAAGCAGAGGCACGGATTGCCCTGGCCAACTTGCAACCGCAGACCGATGCCCAGGCCAAGGACCTGCGCAGCCGCATTGACATGTTGCGCTCGCAGATCGACCAGATCGGCGGTCAGTTGGTACTCGAGCGTCGGCAAGCCGACACAGATGCGAATCTGTTGAAAGAAATATTGCCGCTGAAAGCGCGCGGCCAGATTTCCACCGTCCAGTTCGACCAGTATCAGGCAACCGCTTTGTCCGAACAGAGTCAGGTCAAAGCGGTTATGAGTCAGCGCCTCACTATTCAGCAGCAGTTGAGTAGTTTGCGGGCGCAGCTCACGCAACTGCCGCTCAGCACTGCGACCCAAGCCAGCCAGCTGCGTGGACAACTCGCCCAACTGGATGCCCGGCTAGCCGAGAATGCAGCCGCGCGCGGCACGGTGCTGCGCGCGCCGCAGGCGGGTATCGTCTCGGCGTTGCTGGTGAAGCAAGGTCAGCATGTAACCAACGACCAACAGTTACTCTCGATTCTTCCGGAGGGCGCGAAACTTGAAGCCCAACTGTTGGTTTCCAGTAGCGCGATCGGATTCATTGATCCCGGCAATCGCGTAGTGCTCCGCTATGAGGCTTACTCGTATAAAAAATTCGGCCAGCAATCCGGCAAGGTCGAACAAGTTTCCCGCAGCGCACTCACCTCCGCTGAAGCTTCTTTACTGTTGGGTCGTAGTGCGACGGTTCCGCTATACCGCGTGTTGGTCTCGCTGGACCATCAGACCATTGACGCCTACGGCAAGGCCAAGGTGCTGAAGCCCGGCATGGCGCTGAGCGCCGACATTCTGCTTGATCGCCGCAGCCTGTGGCAGTGGGTGTTTGAGCCGCTGTATGGCTTGCGTCAGCAGCTCTCGGTCCACGGGGTGCCGCACGAATGA
- a CDS encoding glycosyltransferase family 2 protein: MSATAANPNSRYPLLTAIILALIVAAMNIGLWWYGNLPHGPEDWHGKIGGFSLSVFQRYQSPFKQDFPGDDEIASDLKLLHKYSDNVRTYTMQQNPQLYRLAQKEGLKVMAGAEIDKRLDNNEREIELLIAKARAYPDTITRVIVGNEVLFRNDLTPAQMMTYLDRVRAAVHQPVSIAEPDYIWLKYPELAEHVDFVTIHLFPFWNGIVRKDAVPAALGAYDQIRQHFPNKPVVVGEIGWPSNGDRHEYADPSVSNEAIFIRDWMNLAKQHHIDYFLLEAFDQPWKENLGEGRTGAYWGMFNADRQMKFPLTGPVTEDMGWPWKALAASLLALLPMILFARSFSRFKLMGKLFFCMLIQLACGLLTWSATLPFNFYLSWVDWTMLTLLFPAQIAILAILLINGFEFTEVLWRPKWMRHAGMLTPDPPEKQPFVSIHLACYNEPPEMVFITLDSLAALDYANFEVLVIDNNTKDPAVWQPVQEYCEKLGKRFRFFHLAPWPGYKAGALNFGLKETDPQADVVAVIDADYEVRADWLSSLTGYFHDPKVAVVQCPQAHREFENNTFRRMTAWEYDGFFRIGMHHRNERNAIIQHGTMTMVRRTALEGTGGWSEWTICEDAELGLRLMHAGYELVYVDELMGKGLTPADFKAYKSQRYRWAFGAMQILKGRWSWMTQKGPLSAGQRFHFLTGWFSWFADALHLIFTLMALFWTAGMIAYPQYFSLPMQLFLIPVIGFFFAKAIFGIVLYRARVPCSWYDTLMASLASMGLSHAIARGILHGLTREKTSFVVTAKSRRLGGSNFAAFAPVREEGLMAMALALCIIGMAHGYGTRYIEGTLWMFILAAQSIPYVSAVIGAWIAHKAGDKAG; this comes from the coding sequence TTGAGCGCCACCGCAGCAAACCCCAACAGCCGTTACCCGCTACTCACGGCGATCATCCTCGCGCTGATCGTGGCAGCGATGAACATCGGCCTGTGGTGGTACGGCAACCTGCCGCACGGGCCGGAGGACTGGCACGGCAAGATCGGCGGTTTCTCGCTGTCGGTGTTCCAGCGCTACCAGAGCCCGTTCAAGCAGGATTTCCCCGGCGACGACGAGATCGCCAGCGACCTGAAGCTGCTGCACAAGTACAGCGATAACGTGCGCACGTACACCATGCAGCAGAACCCGCAGCTGTACCGGCTGGCGCAGAAGGAAGGCCTGAAGGTGATGGCCGGCGCCGAGATCGACAAGCGGCTGGACAACAACGAGCGCGAGATCGAGCTGCTGATCGCCAAGGCGCGCGCCTACCCGGACACGATTACCCGCGTCATCGTCGGCAACGAGGTGCTGTTCCGCAACGACCTCACGCCGGCGCAGATGATGACCTACCTGGACCGCGTGCGCGCTGCCGTGCACCAGCCGGTGTCGATCGCCGAACCGGACTACATCTGGCTGAAGTATCCCGAGCTGGCCGAGCACGTGGACTTCGTCACCATCCATCTGTTCCCGTTCTGGAACGGCATCGTGCGCAAGGATGCAGTGCCTGCCGCACTCGGTGCCTACGATCAGATCCGTCAGCACTTCCCGAACAAGCCTGTGGTGGTCGGCGAAATCGGCTGGCCGTCGAACGGTGATCGCCACGAATACGCTGACCCGTCGGTGTCGAACGAGGCGATCTTCATCCGCGACTGGATGAACCTCGCCAAGCAGCATCACATCGACTACTTCCTGCTGGAGGCGTTCGACCAGCCGTGGAAGGAAAACCTGGGCGAAGGGCGCACCGGCGCGTATTGGGGCATGTTCAACGCCGACCGCCAGATGAAGTTCCCGCTGACCGGCCCGGTCACCGAAGACATGGGCTGGCCGTGGAAGGCGCTGGCGGCGAGCCTGCTGGCACTGCTGCCGATGATCCTGTTTGCGCGCAGCTTCAGTCGCTTCAAGCTGATGGGCAAGCTGTTCTTCTGCATGCTGATCCAGTTGGCCTGCGGCCTGCTGACGTGGTCGGCCACGCTGCCATTCAACTTCTATCTGAGCTGGGTCGACTGGACCATGCTCACGCTGCTGTTCCCGGCGCAGATCGCGATTCTGGCGATCCTGCTGATCAACGGCTTCGAGTTCACCGAGGTGCTTTGGCGGCCGAAGTGGATGCGTCACGCGGGCATGCTCACGCCTGATCCGCCGGAAAAGCAGCCGTTCGTATCGATCCACCTGGCTTGCTACAACGAGCCGCCGGAGATGGTGTTCATCACGCTCGATTCGCTGGCCGCGCTGGATTACGCCAACTTCGAAGTGCTGGTGATCGACAACAACACCAAGGACCCGGCGGTGTGGCAGCCGGTGCAGGAATATTGCGAGAAGCTGGGCAAACGCTTCCGCTTCTTCCATCTGGCACCGTGGCCCGGCTACAAGGCTGGCGCGCTGAATTTCGGCCTGAAGGAAACCGATCCACAGGCCGACGTGGTGGCGGTGATCGACGCCGACTACGAAGTGCGTGCCGACTGGCTATCCTCGCTGACCGGCTATTTCCACGACCCGAAGGTGGCCGTGGTGCAATGCCCGCAGGCGCATCGCGAGTTCGAGAACAACACGTTCCGGCGGATGACCGCGTGGGAATACGACGGCTTCTTCCGCATCGGCATGCATCATCGCAACGAGCGCAACGCGATCATCCAGCACGGCACCATGACCATGGTCCGGCGCACCGCGCTGGAAGGTACCGGCGGTTGGTCGGAGTGGACGATCTGCGAGGACGCCGAGCTCGGTCTGCGTCTGATGCACGCCGGCTACGAGCTGGTCTATGTCGACGAACTGATGGGCAAGGGCCTGACCCCGGCCGACTTCAAGGCGTACAAGAGCCAGCGCTACCGCTGGGCGTTTGGCGCAATGCAGATTCTCAAGGGTCGCTGGAGCTGGATGACGCAGAAAGGCCCGTTGTCGGCCGGTCAGCGTTTCCACTTCCTCACCGGCTGGTTCAGCTGGTTCGCCGATGCGCTGCACCTGATCTTCACCCTGATGGCGCTGTTCTGGACCGCGGGCATGATTGCGTATCCACAGTACTTCAGCCTGCCGATGCAGCTGTTCCTGATTCCGGTAATCGGCTTCTTCTTCGCCAAGGCGATCTTCGGCATCGTGCTGTACCGCGCCCGCGTTCCGTGCAGCTGGTATGACACCTTGATGGCCTCGCTGGCCAGCATGGGCCTCAGCCACGCCATCGCCCGCGGCATCCTGCACGGACTCACCCGCGAGAAGACTTCGTTCGTGGTGACCGCGAAGAGTCGCCGGCTGGGCGGCAGCAACTTCGCCGCGTTCGCCCCGGTGCGCGAAGAAGGGCTGATGGCGATGGCGCTGGCGCTGTGCATCATCGGCATGGCGCATGGCTACGGCACGCGCTATATCGAAGGCACCTTGTGGATGTTCATTCTTGCCGCGCAGTCGATTCCGTACGTATCGGCGGTGATCGGCGCATGGATTGCCCACAAGGCGGGCGACAAGGCCGGTTGA
- a CDS encoding autotransporter assembly complex family protein: protein MRRIPRRLSLLLPLVLLAAPAYAGVRLTVDGVDDPLKAAAISAVELSQYARRDVSDAQVRRLYERAPDQVRTALQPYGYYDATVTGDLQQVGKDWQVTLHVKPGEPVKVTTVDVQLDQTAAKIAPLRRAKRAIEQLKGQRLDHGVYEQVRDALSAQLTANGFLDARLVTHRVEVTRANHSAVVKLAWDAGPRFRYGKVHFDGSQFDDGFLDRYVPFKSGDYFAQDQLLALQQALNGADYFAVVNVLPNIDEAKDGVIDVTVQLAPAKRSIYTGGPFIGTDTGFGVRGGLERRWVNHRGHKWKNELVVAQKLKTLSTLYSIPMPGDNQRSYNAGANFRDANTATSQSRTLEVVGNETRQWHGWTRTVGVHALSGTFTVGKRGSEPDNTPGIERGRSTLVFGEASLLRKQADNPDFVHRGWLLSMAVRSTAGGLLSDASFSQFTADAKWIRAFGAESRNRLILRGSFGITHTDKFSALPPQLRFFAGGDRSVRGYGYQSIGPRNSDDRVIGGTNLLVASTEVEHYFTRNWGMAAFVDTGNAFSATDYRPKIGAGLGVRWRSPVGMIRVDLGTPIHDNRAHGIQLHLVIGPDL from the coding sequence ATGCGCCGAATCCCCCGACGCCTGAGTCTGCTGCTACCGCTAGTGCTATTGGCGGCTCCCGCCTATGCCGGCGTGCGGCTGACGGTCGACGGGGTCGACGATCCGCTCAAGGCCGCGGCAATTTCCGCGGTAGAACTGTCGCAATACGCAAGGCGCGATGTCAGCGATGCTCAGGTCCGGCGTCTGTACGAACGCGCGCCCGACCAGGTCAGGACGGCGCTGCAGCCCTACGGTTATTACGACGCTACCGTCACGGGCGATCTGCAGCAGGTCGGCAAGGACTGGCAGGTGACCTTGCATGTGAAACCTGGCGAACCGGTCAAGGTCACCACCGTCGACGTGCAACTGGACCAGACGGCGGCGAAAATCGCCCCGCTACGGCGCGCCAAACGGGCCATCGAGCAACTCAAGGGGCAACGCCTCGACCACGGTGTTTACGAACAAGTGCGCGACGCACTCAGCGCCCAGCTCACCGCCAATGGTTTCCTCGATGCACGGCTGGTTACCCATCGAGTGGAAGTGACGCGCGCCAACCACAGCGCGGTGGTGAAGCTGGCATGGGACGCTGGCCCGCGTTTCCGCTACGGCAAGGTGCATTTCGACGGCTCGCAATTCGACGACGGTTTCCTCGATCGCTACGTGCCGTTCAAATCCGGCGATTACTTCGCGCAGGATCAGTTGCTGGCGCTGCAGCAAGCGTTGAATGGCGCCGACTATTTCGCGGTGGTCAACGTGTTGCCGAATATCGACGAAGCGAAGGACGGCGTGATCGACGTCACCGTGCAACTGGCACCGGCCAAGCGCTCGATCTACACCGGCGGCCCGTTCATCGGCACCGACACCGGTTTCGGCGTGCGCGGTGGGCTGGAGCGTCGCTGGGTCAACCACCGCGGCCACAAGTGGAAGAACGAGCTGGTGGTGGCACAGAAGTTGAAGACGCTATCCACGCTGTATTCGATCCCCATGCCCGGTGACAACCAGCGCAGCTACAACGCCGGTGCCAACTTTCGCGATGCCAATACCGCCACCTCGCAATCGCGCACGCTGGAAGTGGTGGGCAACGAAACCCGGCAATGGCACGGCTGGACACGCACGGTGGGTGTGCACGCCCTGTCCGGCACCTTCACCGTCGGCAAGCGTGGTAGCGAGCCGGACAACACCCCCGGCATCGAGCGCGGACGCAGCACCCTGGTCTTCGGCGAAGCGTCACTGCTGCGCAAACAGGCTGACAATCCCGACTTCGTGCATCGCGGCTGGCTGCTGAGCATGGCTGTGCGCAGCACTGCGGGCGGCTTGCTGTCCGATGCCAGCTTTAGTCAGTTCACCGCCGATGCGAAGTGGATTCGTGCGTTCGGCGCAGAGTCACGCAACCGCTTGATTCTACGCGGCAGCTTCGGCATTACCCACACCGACAAATTCTCGGCGCTGCCGCCGCAACTGCGCTTCTTCGCCGGCGGCGACCGCTCGGTACGCGGTTACGGCTACCAGTCGATCGGCCCGCGCAACAGCGATGACCGGGTGATCGGCGGCACCAACCTGCTGGTCGCCAGCACCGAAGTGGAGCACTACTTCACGCGCAACTGGGGCATGGCCGCTTTCGTCGATACCGGCAATGCGTTCAGCGCCACCGACTACCGCCCGAAGATCGGCGCCGGCCTCGGTGTGCGCTGGCGCTCGCCGGTGGGCATGATCCGTGTAGACCTGGGCACGCCGATCCACGACAACCGCGCGCACGGCATCCAGCTGCATCTGGTCATCGGCCCGGATCTTTGA